From Mercenaria mercenaria strain notata chromosome 17, MADL_Memer_1, whole genome shotgun sequence, the proteins below share one genomic window:
- the LOC123536343 gene encoding uncharacterized protein LOC123536343, which produces MLLRHLQFIFTVFSKIALMSCTVSINDPQDNCMVSLVIPKESIKTACTGGSNYHTDQKMKSVESQLLSIRRDMNSLNIRLTKDTLNQNLQRRDKSEISERLFKLENSVASLQTNLTKEREHGNGKEVNMETFNRKKMVRLIKSTLRKEMGVLKEEIKRDIHYEFRQQLKDDIRSELLSYIIQSNKLVNGINSEVLFNGVEHYGDRNYYDPSSHTEKHYRREFVNNKRPIQERYETMDSAVNNELPEKPQSRILQTESETKELDIKEAIVILSDEVKKHLDKQTKKVKEIVGQHLNQTESKLSKVSDNLDKKFDTKYENVFKDNKGYKDISDRIEQIEHDVETLSTGLSSLLQANTLSGEIREQFDLEKVALENRILSKLSADSNPIKLELENLRDQTQATSNLIQATAKSQKQTQYSLQNFNATFKLKNYYLEQSIRTMTEQINQINKTLYPDYEDSFSIGETLHELDMYDAIDFVAEIKDIWPAVLQNISSIVQVHQNDIDFVQEGFEHIRSKFSDVLKNHTDLSDRIDKFQSQVHKIQDRVSFHEQVKRQEALEKNEWAQVNFNHTFSRSGCYGGKKFVKKTGYEVGAYVGVVLCSEKRYKIYLSDSLSETFLNIGDTNQNGEDHCEFVGASKTSEVKLKKGPSLFERIPGYRRGNWGEVPIKAKLSFFSPTPEWYECGVTIP; this is translated from the exons ATGCTTCTGCGACATCTACaattcattttcactgttttcagcAAGATAGCTTTAATGTCATGTACTGTTTCAATAAATGATCCTCAAGATAACTGTATGGTGAGCTTGGTCATACCAAAAGAGAGCATAAAGACTGCATGCACTGGTGGAAGTAACTACCATACAGACCAGAAAATGAAATCTGTAGAAAGTCAATTATTGTCTATACGACGTGACATGAACAGTCTTAATATCCGGCTTACAAAAGATACACTGAATCAGAATTTACAAAGAAGAGACAAAAGCGAAATTTCAGAAAGAttattcaaacttgaaaataGTGTAGCGAGTCTCCAAACGAATTTGACAAAAGAAAGAGAACATGGCAATGGAAAGGAAGTGAATAtggaaacatttaacagaaagAAAATGGTAAGGTTGATTAAATCAACACTTAGAAAAGAAATGGGGGTATTAAAGGAGGAAATCAAACGTGACATTCATTATGAATTCCGGCAACAATTGAAGGATGATATTAGAAGTGAACTCCTATCTTATATAATACAGAGCAACAAACTAGTAAATGGTATAAACTCTGAAGTATTGTTTAATGGAGTAGAGCATTATGGTGATAGAAATTATTATGATCCAAGTTCTCATACTGAGAAGCATTACAGAAGAgagtttgtaaataacaaaagaCCTATTCAAGAAAGATACGAAACAATGGACAGTGCAGTAAACAATGAACTTCCTGAAAAACCTCAGTCCAGAATTCTTCAGACTGAGAGTGAAACTAAAGAACTGGATATAAAAGAAGCAATTGTTATCCTCAGTGACGAAGTTAAAAAACATCTGGATAAGCAAACCAAAAAAGTTAAAGAGATAGTAGGACAACATTTAAACCAGACAGAATCAAAACTTAGTAAAGTCAGTGACAATTTGGATAAAAAGTTTGATACAAAGTATGAAAATGTGTTTAAGGATAATAAAGGATATAAAGACATAAGTGATAGAATTGAACAAATAGAACATGATGTTGAGACTCTGAGCACtggtttatcatcattattacaAGCGAACACTCTTTCTGGTGAAATCAGAGAACAGTTTGACCTCGAGAAGGTTGCTTTGGAAAATAGAATTTTATCTAAGCTATCTGCAGACTCAAATCCAATCAAGTTAGAACTAGAAAACTTAAGAGATCAGACTCAAGCCACTTCTAACCTCATTCAAGCAACTGCTAAATCTCAGAAACAAACGCAATATAGTCTTCAAAATTTCAATGCAACTTTTAAGCTGAAAAATTACTATTTAGAACAAAGTATCCGGACCATGACAGAGCAAATCAATCAGATTAACAAGACATTATACCCTGATTACGAAGATTCTTTTTCAATTGGTGAAACTCTACATGAGCTAGACATGTATGATGCTATTGATTTTGTGGCAGAAATCAAAGATATCTGGCCAGCTGTCTTACAAAATATCAGTTCTATTGTTCAAGTACATCAAAATGACATTGACTTTGTTCAAGAAGGATTTGAACACATCAGAAGCAAATTTagtgatgttttaaaaaatcatacaGATTTATCTGATAGAATAGATAAATTTCAGAGCCAAGTACATAAAATTCAGGATAGAGTATCTTTCCATGAACAAGTGAAAAGACAAGAAGCACTTGAGAAAAATGAATGGGCACAAGTCAATTTTAATCATACTTTCAGTAGATCTGGATGCTATGGGGGAAAAAAGTTTGTGAAGAAAACTGGATATGAAGTTGGTGCCTATGTTGGCGTTGTTCTGTGTTCTGAAAAACGGTATAAAATATATCTCAGTGATTCACTCAGTGAAACTTTTCTTAATATTGGAGACACCAATCAAAATGGTGAAGACCACTGTGAATTTGTGGGAGCTTCAAAAACTTCTGAAGTCAAACTGAAGAAAGGACCGTCTCTGTTTGAGAGAATACCAG gttACAGACGAGGTAATTGGGGTGAAGTTCCAATTAAGGCCAAATTATCTTTCTTCAGCCCAACACCAGAATGGTACGAGTGTGGAGTTACCATCCCTTGA